In the genome of Candidatus Nitrosotenuis sp. DW1, one region contains:
- a CDS encoding redox-regulated ATPase YchF, with protein MPIKIGIIGKTNTGKTTFFNSATLSSSEISTYPFTTKKPESSLTNAISLCVHPEFNVFDNPKNSKCIDGWRYIPIELIDLPGLIKDAWQGKGLGNQFLSVAAQADAILHVVDVSGGIDSSGKISEAGTGDPISDFADIEEELIMWYLKILEGNRDKVSKVIHTGTDKIVAIADLYRGIGVNNSHVKEALHMAGIEDKEFDDIDFQDSKKFATILRKISKPTLIVANKIDVEGADKNFARLRERYNDTIVVPASADSELSLRRAEQKGLIKYSPGSEQFNIVKPDELSQKQKTALDFITREIMGEYMRTGVQFAINVTVFKLLKMNAIYPVADEEKLSDRKGRVLPDLILLKDGATVADLAKEIHSDLTKGLLYAKDIRYNLRLPTTYQLRDRDVISLVSASTKKSS; from the coding sequence GTGCCAATAAAAATCGGAATTATCGGCAAGACAAACACCGGCAAGACAACTTTTTTTAATTCTGCAACACTGTCGTCTTCTGAAATCTCCACTTATCCATTTACTACGAAAAAACCCGAATCGAGCCTTACCAATGCAATTTCATTATGTGTTCATCCTGAGTTCAACGTCTTTGACAACCCCAAGAACTCAAAGTGCATCGACGGGTGGAGATACATCCCAATTGAGCTAATTGATCTTCCCGGATTGATCAAGGATGCCTGGCAGGGCAAGGGGCTTGGCAACCAGTTTCTCTCAGTCGCAGCACAAGCAGACGCAATACTGCACGTAGTTGATGTGTCTGGCGGGATAGACTCGTCTGGCAAAATCTCAGAGGCTGGAACAGGTGATCCGATATCTGACTTTGCAGACATCGAAGAGGAGCTAATCATGTGGTATCTGAAAATACTTGAGGGAAACCGTGACAAGGTCTCAAAGGTGATTCATACTGGTACTGACAAAATTGTGGCAATTGCCGATTTGTATCGTGGAATTGGCGTGAATAACTCACACGTAAAGGAGGCACTGCACATGGCAGGAATAGAGGACAAGGAGTTTGATGACATTGACTTTCAGGACAGCAAAAAATTTGCAACAATCCTGCGCAAAATATCAAAACCTACCCTGATTGTTGCAAACAAAATAGATGTGGAGGGGGCAGACAAGAATTTTGCGAGGCTGCGCGAGCGCTATAATGACACCATAGTGGTGCCTGCAAGTGCAGACAGCGAACTGTCGTTGCGACGAGCAGAGCAAAAGGGACTCATAAAATACTCGCCAGGCTCTGAGCAGTTCAATATCGTAAAGCCGGACGAGCTGAGCCAGAAGCAAAAAACAGCACTTGATTTTATCACAAGGGAAATCATGGGCGAATACATGAGGACCGGAGTCCAGTTTGCAATCAACGTCACCGTATTCAAATTGCTGAAAATGAATGCAATCTATCCTGTGGCAGACGAGGAAAAACTCTCAGACAGAAAGGGACGTGTGCTGCCTGACCTGATTTTACTAAAGGACGGTGCGACAGTTGCAGACCTTGCAAAGGAAATTCACAGTGATCTGACAAAGGGTTTGCTGTATGCAAAGGACATTCGGTATAATTTGCGCCTTCCGACCACATACCAGCTAAGGGATCGTGACGTCATATCTTTGGTTTCAGCGTCGACAAAAAAGTCTAGCTAG
- a CDS encoding CoA-binding protein — translation MEVDSYSDDEIRQILSLRNVAVVGMSKNADKAAHYVPKYLLAQGYNVVPVNPTADEILERKCFSSLQDVDQSIDIVDVFRPSDQVIPVVQEAIKKKPKVIWLQEGIHNPEAEDMARKAGIKIIFNRCMLAEHQRLF, via the coding sequence ATGGAAGTAGACTCGTATTCAGACGATGAGATCAGGCAAATTTTGTCATTGAGAAACGTAGCCGTAGTTGGAATGTCAAAAAATGCCGACAAGGCGGCGCATTATGTGCCAAAATACCTGCTCGCACAAGGATATAACGTGGTGCCCGTAAACCCGACTGCAGACGAGATACTTGAGAGAAAATGCTTTTCGTCTTTGCAAGATGTTGATCAATCTATCGATATAGTTGACGTGTTTAGGCCGTCCGACCAAGTCATACCTGTCGTACAGGAGGCAATAAAAAAGAAGCCAAAGGTAATTTGGCTACAAGAGGGGATACACAATCCTGAAGCCGAAGACATGGCAAGGAAGGCTGGAATCAAAATAATATTCAACAGGTGCATGCTTGCTGAGCATCAGCGGTTGTTCTAA
- a CDS encoding winged helix-turn-helix transcriptional regulator: MEEEPKDVIVLGAIKKGAKKFDKIKNKTGIEPEELNKILEKLEERGMIKVDKKKGLFGGEKVELQITDKGSNELDQRVHEMKQNWDQMVQMYKSGDKKKLEGFMESNKSMLPMMMFFGIMDMMMFSMMFSMMGAHMNDYVPQDQVPPGAENQPSDVGDGGADAGGDMGGDGGGGFDIDIGF; this comes from the coding sequence GTGGAAGAAGAGCCAAAAGACGTCATTGTGCTAGGCGCAATTAAAAAAGGTGCCAAGAAATTTGACAAAATAAAAAACAAGACTGGAATCGAGCCAGAGGAGCTAAACAAGATTTTAGAGAAGCTCGAAGAGCGCGGCATGATCAAAGTCGACAAGAAAAAGGGGCTTTTTGGCGGGGAAAAAGTCGAGCTTCAAATCACAGACAAGGGATCAAATGAGCTAGACCAGAGGGTGCACGAGATGAAGCAAAACTGGGATCAAATGGTCCAGATGTACAAATCAGGTGACAAGAAAAAGCTGGAAGGATTCATGGAGTCAAACAAGTCAATGCTTCCAATGATGATGTTCTTTGGAATAATGGACATGATGATGTTTTCAATGATGTTTTCAATGATGGGTGCGCACATGAACGACTATGTTCCACAGGACCAGGTTCCCCCGGGTGCAGAAAACCAGCCAAGTGACGTTGGAGACGGTGGCGCAGATGCCGGCGGTGACATGGGCGGAGATGGCGGTGGCGGATTTGACATCGATATCGGCTTCTAG
- a CDS encoding biotin--[acetyl-CoA-carboxylase] ligase, whose translation MSYSSHENLGLIKVLQFLKAHHSEYLSGEDLSEVLKISRVAVWKHIKKIQSLGYEIESKQNLGYRLTKITDLMLPWEITDGLKTKSIGRKIYYFDKIDSTQSFASTIAGNKADDGAIIISETQDSGKGRLGRAWVSPRGGIWLSVILHPRFDVAKITLVPLVASIALSAAIQKTLGVKTELKWPNDVTLRGKKSQA comes from the coding sequence ATGTCATATTCGTCTCATGAAAACCTCGGGCTGATCAAGGTGTTGCAGTTTCTCAAGGCCCACCATTCAGAATATTTATCAGGGGAAGACCTAAGCGAGGTTCTAAAAATAAGCCGAGTCGCAGTCTGGAAGCACATAAAAAAAATCCAATCGCTTGGATACGAGATCGAGTCCAAACAAAATCTAGGATACAGGCTTACAAAAATTACCGACCTTATGCTGCCATGGGAGATAACAGACGGCCTCAAGACAAAAAGCATTGGAAGAAAAATATATTATTTTGACAAGATAGACTCGACGCAAAGTTTTGCATCAACGATAGCAGGCAACAAGGCAGACGATGGGGCAATCATCATATCTGAAACGCAGGACTCGGGGAAGGGAAGGCTAGGACGCGCCTGGGTATCGCCAAGGGGCGGGATTTGGCTTTCTGTAATACTGCATCCAAGATTTGATGTCGCAAAGATAACGCTTGTCCCGCTGGTAGCATCGATTGCACTGTCAGCGGCGATTCAAAAAACACTTGGTGTTAAAACAGAACTAAAGTGGCCAAACGATGTGACGCTCAGGGGGAAAAAATCGCAGGCATGA
- a CDS encoding M57 family metalloprotease: protein MLFVQASPIFADEKSDKANAMYADAAKYFAKGKYKEAIALYDKILQSYPNNIMVLKMKAVAESNLGYHQKSLVNFYKVYQKDPKDLVSLLGLGVGFGNFGEYLEAKKYFDVAYSLYPNSTVAKNYKDLADKTIKKYPYKPTEKPKKTEMDTKTFEGYVRKVSSTVSKEKRYIEYPNPSFDVIKKFLRDYEKWNFEQQIKTGSSVFPDPTVTQNNDTYVLNYKIFVNKQPMGLPLDHVSTLNNSTKYWESQAFNSNKGKAVVKFTPTDTKAEASIWVTWTVRKLGEGVLGHAHVGKGAVEVALGDYNCDGSFQLYDVKSVEKIMRHELGHSIGLDHSADTNSIMYPSMKPRYAYCLLN from the coding sequence ATGTTGTTTGTACAGGCATCTCCAATCTTTGCAGACGAGAAATCAGACAAGGCAAACGCCATGTATGCAGACGCTGCAAAATACTTTGCAAAGGGCAAATACAAAGAGGCAATAGCGCTATACGACAAGATACTGCAAAGCTATCCAAACAACATAATGGTCCTAAAAATGAAGGCGGTTGCAGAAAGCAATCTCGGCTACCATCAAAAATCGCTTGTTAACTTTTACAAAGTATACCAGAAGGATCCAAAGGATCTGGTCTCATTACTTGGCCTAGGCGTAGGGTTTGGCAACTTTGGCGAATATTTGGAAGCAAAAAAGTATTTTGATGTGGCGTACAGCCTTTATCCAAATTCTACTGTCGCAAAAAACTACAAGGATCTTGCAGACAAGACAATTAAGAAATACCCCTACAAGCCAACTGAAAAGCCAAAAAAAACAGAAATGGACACAAAAACATTTGAGGGATACGTCAGAAAGGTGTCCTCAACAGTGTCAAAGGAAAAACGTTACATCGAATACCCAAACCCGAGCTTTGATGTAATCAAAAAGTTTCTCAGAGATTACGAGAAATGGAACTTTGAGCAGCAAATAAAGACAGGCTCTAGTGTATTTCCAGATCCAACGGTAACCCAGAATAACGACACGTATGTCTTAAACTACAAGATTTTTGTAAACAAGCAGCCAATGGGCTTGCCGCTAGATCATGTCAGCACGCTAAACAACTCCACAAAATATTGGGAATCCCAGGCGTTTAACTCAAACAAAGGAAAGGCCGTAGTCAAGTTCACCCCCACAGACACAAAGGCAGAGGCAAGCATTTGGGTCACATGGACAGTACGAAAGCTTGGAGAGGGAGTCTTGGGCCACGCACATGTTGGAAAGGGTGCAGTTGAAGTCGCACTTGGGGACTATAACTGTGACGGGAGCTTTCAGCTGTACGACGTGAAAAGCGTTGAAAAAATAATGCGGCATGAATTGGGCCATTCAATAGGACTTGACCATTCGGCAGATACGAATAGTATCATGTATCCATCCATGAAGCCAAGATACGCGTATTGCCTACTGAACTAG